AAGACCATGCACTGCGTACTGGGCAATTCGATCAGCGCTTCGGGCTTGTCTTTCAAGAACTTAGCGAACGCTTCGCGCACGCCCGACAAGATCGAGTAATCGTGCGACAGCATGACTCCGCCGGGAATCATGCGCGGATAAAAGAATTCCAGGCAGGCCAACGTCCCTTCGTACAGATCGACGTCGAAATGGGCAAAGGAAAAACGCAGGTTCTCCACCGGGCCAGATGACTCCGGAAACCGCCCCTTGTAGAACGAGACGTTGGGAAAATTGCCCAGATAGCCTCGCACCGATTCCAAGCTGCAACTGTATTGATTCGCACGATGCACGTTGCCGTCCTGGGCGGCCGGCTTGGGAAGCCCTTCGAAGGTGTCGAACAGGTGCAGGGGCCGATCTCCCTTGGCCTCGCAAATCATGCGTGCCGAGCCGCCCTGATAGGTGCCCACCTCGGCGATGTGCCCCTCTTGCTTGCTTTGTGCCTTGGCGAGCGAATAGACGGTGTAGGCCTCGTTGGCGGTGAGCAGCCAACGCCGTTCGCGGCGCACGCGTCGAATGAGGCGCACCACGTCGCTGTCCTTGTGACCGCCCAGGCCGAGCAGTTCCATGAACGCGACGAGTCGGATGCTGGTCCGCTCGATAACGCCACCGCCGACAAGGCGCTGAAAGCGCTGATTCCTCAGCCACATGGTCCGTTACCCCTTCTGCGGTGCTCCGACCGCGCGAAGTGAAATCGTGCGCGTTGCACTGGTGCCGTCGCGTGCTCCCTCGCGCGAAACTCGAAGCGAATGGCACCGGATGTTTCCACGATGGCCATGCCGCCCCCCAGGTCCCCGGCAGGCCACCCTCCGCACGCGATCCTACGGATTGGCGGGCGAATTGCAAGAACACGACTAACGGATCGACTTCAGCGTTTGTTCCACCTGTTCCAGATCGTGTTGATCGGCATTAACTTGCAGGAACAGGATCGCGGTCCCACCGTGTCCTTCGAATTCGCCCATGGCCCGAATTAGCTTTTGGCCGGATTTGGCGGTTCCTTCTTCGATGAGGAACTGGGCCGGTTTGCCGCGAATTTCGATTTCGAGCTTGTGGGATTCGTCGCGTTTAAAGTCGTCGTCGGCATCTTCATCGGGATTGTGGTCGTCCATCGCCTGATCGATCACTTGCCGTAATCGCTTCTGATCGACAGCGACGGAAGATTCAAAAAACTCGGCGATGCCAAGTATCTCTTTGTCCCCTTCGCTCGTGTAAACGGAGGCAAGCAGCATGCGCCGATCGATAAAGGGCAGCTTCAAATCGATGGCAGCCTTGGGATTCAGCCCGGCCGGTATGTCGATCGTGGCAATTTCTCCCAAAACAGTTTGGACGTTTGCCGGATCGCGGTTGACATTCCCCTTCATCCACTCGTAGCCAAACCAGGTCGTGGCGAAGATGCCGCCGCAGCAGAGCAAGAACAACACACCACAGCCAAGCCCGCAGCCGACCAGAATTTTGCCAGCGGTGCTCATGCCCTCGCGGGGTGGCGGCGGGGGAGGTTCGACCTGAAACCGCTGGGCGTCCGACATTTTTGCTAGCTCCGAATGACTGAAATCGGTCGGCATTCTCGCCCTGTTCGACCTGGCCTGTCAATCTCGTTCGGCCGCGCAAGGCCGTCCGACGGCGATACCGCCGGCAACCAGGGCCGCAACATGTATAATCGGGTATTCGCTTTCGCTGCTGGAATGTTGGGATCCCCCGTGCGCAACCTGCTGGAACAATCGACGGACGAGTTGGCCGATTGGCTGGCTGCGCAGGGTGAACCCCGTTACCGTGCCGACCAGGTCCGTGGCTGGTTATTCGAACGGCGTGCCGCCGGGTTCGAGCAGATGACGAATCTGCCCAACCAGCTCCGGCAAAAGCTGGCGGACGAATTCACGATCTTTACATCCCGGATTGCATTGCATCGGCAAGCGGCCGACGGCACCGAGAAGCTGTTGCTGGCCCTGGCCGATGACCATCGCATCGAGTGCGTGCTGATCCGCGAGCACGATCGACGCACGATTTGCATCAGCACGCAAGTCGGTTGCGCGATGGGATGTGTTTTCTGTGCCAGCGGCCTGGACGGGGTCGTGCGTAATCTTTCGACCGGCGAAATCCTGGAACAAATGCTGCACTTGCAGCGACTGTTGCCGGCCGACGAGCGTTTGAGCAACATCGTGGTGATGGGGATGGGTGAGCCACTGGCCAACCTCGCGGCCCTTTTGCCGGCCCTGCGCGTGGCGACGAGTCCCACAGGATTAGGCATTGGCGCACGCAAGATCACGGTCTCGACCGTAGGGCTGCCAGCCGCCATGGATCGGCTGACCGCCGAAGACGTTCAGTATCACCTGGCCGTCAGCCTGCACGCTCCGGATGACGAACTGCGCAGCCAATTGGTTCCGGTCAGCCGCAATATCGGCCTAGCGGCCGTAATGGCAGCCGCCGACCGATTTTTCGACGCCAATCGTCGTCGACTGACATTCGAGTACGTCCTGCTGGGCGGACTGAACGACCAGCCCGAGCACGCTCGGCGGCTGGCGAGCGTGCTGGCCGGCCGAATGGCGCTGTTGAACGTGATTCCCTACAATCCTGTGGCGGGATTACCGTATCAAACCCCCACGGCCTCCGCGCAAGAGCGTTTTCTGCAGATTCTGGATCAGGCCGGCATCAATGTGCAGGTCCGCACCCGCAAGGGGGACCGCATCGACGCGGCCTGCGGGCAATTGCGACGGTTGCAGAATGTCGCCATGCCGGCCTCAATCAATGCCGGTCCAAGCCCTGCGTAGAAACCGCCGCCGGGGTGTGGGGTTGAATGGTTAGCAGGGATCGGGCGTCGGCACGCAGTTCGAAATCGTGCAACACCAGTTGATTATGCCCACAGGACGATTGCGGAGTCCAATTAGTGTTTGGGGTGCCGGGGTCGAGCGAGGCGAGCCCCCAGTTTGTCGCCAAAGTCTGGGGGCGGAGAATACGCCGACCCAGGCACCGTCGACTTTGCAATCCTCCTGATTCGCCCCGGACATTACAAGCTTGCTGGCAACGAGTGTATGCTGAAGGAGTAACGCGCCAGGGTGCCAAGAGCCGACGGGCGATCTCGAGCAGCG
The genomic region above belongs to Pirellulales bacterium and contains:
- a CDS encoding TylF/MycF/NovP-related O-methyltransferase, whose translation is MWLRNQRFQRLVGGGVIERTSIRLVAFMELLGLGGHKDSDVVRLIRRVRRERRWLLTANEAYTVYSLAKAQSKQEGHIAEVGTYQGGSARMICEAKGDRPLHLFDTFEGLPKPAAQDGNVHRANQYSCSLESVRGYLGNFPNVSFYKGRFPESSGPVENLRFSFAHFDVDLYEGTLACLEFFYPRMIPGGVMLSHDYSILSGVREAFAKFLKDKPEALIELPSTQCMVLKIA
- the rlmN gene encoding 23S rRNA (adenine(2503)-C(2))-methyltransferase RlmN, which produces MLGSPVRNLLEQSTDELADWLAAQGEPRYRADQVRGWLFERRAAGFEQMTNLPNQLRQKLADEFTIFTSRIALHRQAADGTEKLLLALADDHRIECVLIREHDRRTICISTQVGCAMGCVFCASGLDGVVRNLSTGEILEQMLHLQRLLPADERLSNIVVMGMGEPLANLAALLPALRVATSPTGLGIGARKITVSTVGLPAAMDRLTAEDVQYHLAVSLHAPDDELRSQLVPVSRNIGLAAVMAAADRFFDANRRRLTFEYVLLGGLNDQPEHARRLASVLAGRMALLNVIPYNPVAGLPYQTPTASAQERFLQILDQAGINVQVRTRKGDRIDAACGQLRRLQNVAMPASINAGPSPA